Proteins encoded together in one Oceanobacillus iheyensis HTE831 window:
- a CDS encoding GyrI-like domain-containing protein, giving the protein MKFKEFIKDSFVLVGFSAAGKWDEDIVYPIPRLWEKSRKFISERDADKIVGVCLPPRSNHYFYTCGMEMNSVDFHKIDEGMTIHTFPEQKYVVFKHIGSSKTIPSTYEKIWSVFDKEGYSIKEGMPEIEVVSTDMFGKEETKEYEMEVSIPVK; this is encoded by the coding sequence ATGAAATTTAAAGAGTTTATTAAAGATTCTTTTGTACTTGTTGGATTTAGTGCTGCGGGAAAATGGGATGAAGATATTGTTTACCCAATTCCAAGACTATGGGAAAAGTCACGGAAATTCATTTCCGAGAGAGATGCAGACAAAATTGTTGGAGTTTGCTTGCCACCTAGAAGTAATCATTACTTTTATACCTGTGGAATGGAAATGAACTCCGTAGACTTTCATAAAATTGATGAAGGAATGACTATACATACTTTTCCGGAACAAAAATATGTTGTATTCAAACATATTGGTTCTTCAAAAACGATTCCATCCACTTATGAAAAGATATGGAGTGTTTTTGACAAAGAAGGTTATTCCATTAAAGAAGGGATGCCTGAAATAGAAGTAGTAAGTACTGATATGTTCGGTAAAGAAGAGACAAAGGAATATGAGATGGAAGTTTCGATCCCTGTTAAGTAA
- a CDS encoding site-specific integrase: protein MKGSIKKYDTKKGIRYLFIIDINQSGKARKQKKLSGFTRKKDAEDALKKLIIELENDGYLEPSKESFQSFLQHWFYTHYITSIKRTTHSNRDYLIKKHLIEDNPFAEKAISDITTEEIDYFYHYKLGKGYSTSYIRKMHQMLHLSFAQAVKWRKISYNPVVNTTPPRVQTKQVSIWSKDQVKQFLETSNLERLYILFLLAIYTGMRKGELLGLKWSDINMEKECIHIHRNLCYIQNQGYFFTTPKTVRSTRVIPISSLISDQLQCIKEKQQCEKELAGPSYEDNDLVICTALGKVQDPRNVTRVFERCIKNANVPKIRFHDLRHTHASILISEGVDIVKVSSRMGHTSPKTTLDIYAHVVPNTDNEVATIFEKSLQNS, encoded by the coding sequence ATGAAGGGATCTATTAAAAAATACGATACAAAGAAAGGAATTCGTTATCTATTTATAATTGATATTAATCAAAGTGGTAAAGCGAGAAAGCAGAAAAAACTGTCTGGCTTTACGAGAAAGAAAGATGCGGAGGATGCATTAAAGAAGTTAATCATCGAACTGGAAAATGACGGCTATCTTGAACCGAGTAAAGAATCATTTCAGTCCTTTTTACAGCACTGGTTCTATACACACTACATTACGAGCATTAAAAGAACCACACATTCAAATCGAGATTATCTCATTAAAAAGCATTTAATAGAAGATAATCCATTTGCTGAAAAAGCTATATCTGACATAACTACAGAAGAAATTGATTACTTTTATCACTACAAGCTTGGTAAAGGATATAGCACGAGTTACATTCGCAAAATGCATCAGATGCTACACCTTTCTTTTGCACAAGCTGTGAAATGGAGAAAGATTTCGTATAATCCTGTCGTGAATACCACCCCGCCAAGAGTACAAACCAAACAGGTTTCTATCTGGTCTAAAGATCAAGTAAAGCAGTTCTTAGAAACATCCAACTTAGAAAGGTTATATATTCTTTTTCTGCTTGCTATTTATACTGGGATGCGCAAAGGAGAGTTGTTAGGGTTAAAGTGGAGTGACATAAATATGGAAAAGGAATGCATTCATATCCACCGAAACTTATGCTATATACAAAATCAAGGATATTTCTTTACGACACCAAAAACGGTGAGATCAACACGCGTTATACCTATTTCTTCATTAATCAGCGATCAATTGCAATGTATAAAAGAAAAACAACAATGTGAGAAGGAATTGGCTGGTCCATCGTATGAAGACAATGATTTAGTTATTTGTACAGCATTAGGAAAAGTGCAAGATCCCAGAAACGTGACCAGAGTATTTGAACGATGTATAAAAAATGCCAATGTCCCTAAAATTCGCTTCCACGATTTACGACATACACACGCTTCGATTCTTATTTCAGAGGGTGTAGATATCGTGAAAGTAAGTAGTCGAATGGGACACACTAGCCCAAAGACAACCTTAGATATTTACGCTCACGTTGTTCCGAATACAGATAATGAAGTCGCAACGATCTTTGAAAAATCACTCCAAAACTCGTGA
- a CDS encoding ABC transporter ATP-binding protein — MRNSSLKAPFQYERIDISNVDAHQQKKAKNMGATLKRIWKYLAVEKGMLTLVILMVLISSMFALLGPFLVGRAIDNFIITQEVNGLGYLLLALIAVYIIHSVSLFFQNFWMVGIAQNTVHTLRKNLFEQFHRLPISYFDKRQHGELMSRLTNDIDNINNTLNQSVIQIFSSVLTLVGTLVVMLYLSPILTVVAMSIIPVMYVAMRWITQRTGPLYKLQQRHLGEVNGYVEEIVSGQHVVKTYSQEKYVTNQFEKRNNELKNTGFWALTFSGFIPKVMNMLNFLSFGLIALVGGILVIVSDTSLVTVGTIVIFTEYARQFTRPLNELSNQFNMLLSAIAGAERVFNVMDETHEEVDEKDAVTINDTDGQVIFRNVSFGYENNKTLDNISFEARPGETIALVGHTGAGKTTIINLISRFYNYDSGSITLDGLDIKKIKRSSLRNHMAFVLQDAFLFQGTIRENIRYGKLTASDHEVEEAAKNANAYEFISHLQEGFDTILDQDGSGISQGQKQLLTIARALLAEPKILILDEATSNIDTITEIKIQEALKRLMKGRTSFVVAHRLNTIREADMIMMMKNGKIIEKGNHHSLMEQKGYYYELHS, encoded by the coding sequence ATGCGAAATAGTTCTCTAAAAGCACCTTTTCAATATGAAAGAATTGATATATCGAATGTAGATGCACATCAACAAAAAAAGGCCAAAAATATGGGCGCAACGCTTAAACGAATTTGGAAATACCTAGCAGTAGAAAAAGGTATGCTTACGCTCGTTATTTTAATGGTCCTTATTAGCTCAATGTTTGCATTGCTCGGTCCATTCTTAGTCGGAAGAGCAATTGATAACTTCATTATTACGCAAGAGGTAAATGGGCTCGGGTATCTTTTACTTGCTTTAATTGCTGTTTATATCATCCACTCTGTTTCATTGTTTTTTCAAAATTTTTGGATGGTTGGAATCGCTCAAAATACAGTTCATACATTACGAAAGAATTTATTTGAACAATTTCATCGTTTACCTATTTCCTATTTTGATAAACGTCAACACGGAGAATTGATGAGTCGCTTAACAAATGATATTGATAACATTAACAATACTTTAAACCAATCCGTTATTCAGATATTTTCAAGTGTACTCACTCTCGTAGGTACATTGGTGGTCATGCTTTATTTAAGCCCTATCCTAACAGTAGTAGCGATGTCTATTATTCCAGTCATGTATGTTGCGATGCGCTGGATAACTCAAAGAACAGGTCCGTTATATAAGTTACAACAACGGCACCTTGGTGAGGTAAATGGGTATGTAGAAGAAATTGTTTCAGGGCAACACGTTGTAAAGACCTATTCTCAAGAAAAATACGTGACTAATCAATTTGAAAAAAGAAATAATGAATTAAAAAATACTGGTTTCTGGGCTCTTACTTTTTCTGGTTTTATTCCAAAGGTAATGAATATGTTAAACTTCTTAAGCTTTGGTTTAATTGCTTTAGTAGGTGGAATATTGGTAATCGTTTCAGATACTTCCTTAGTAACGGTTGGTACCATTGTCATATTTACGGAATATGCTCGACAATTCACTCGTCCGCTTAATGAATTATCCAATCAATTTAATATGCTCCTATCAGCCATCGCTGGTGCAGAACGAGTATTTAATGTTATGGATGAAACACATGAAGAAGTAGATGAAAAAGATGCTGTTACTATAAATGACACCGATGGTCAAGTCATATTTAGGAACGTTTCATTTGGATATGAAAACAATAAAACATTAGACAACATCTCATTTGAAGCAAGGCCAGGAGAAACCATCGCTCTAGTGGGGCACACTGGTGCTGGAAAGACAACCATTATAAACCTAATTTCCCGCTTCTATAATTACGATAGTGGATCAATTACTTTAGATGGTTTAGACATTAAAAAGATTAAACGTTCCAGTCTCCGAAATCACATGGCTTTTGTATTACAGGATGCATTCTTATTCCAAGGAACGATTAGAGAAAATATTCGCTATGGAAAATTAACTGCAAGTGATCACGAAGTTGAAGAAGCAGCAAAAAATGCCAATGCTTATGAATTTATATCTCATTTACAAGAAGGCTTTGATACGATTCTGGATCAAGATGGTAGCGGCATAAGTCAAGGACAGAAACAATTACTTACTATAGCTAGAGCACTACTAGCGGAGCCAAAGATACTAATCCTAGATGAAGCAACCAGTAATATTGATACAATCACAGAGATAAAAATTCAAGAAGCTTTAAAAAGACTAATGAAAGGCAGAACAAGTTTTGTTGTGGCACATCGTTTAAATACGATTCGTGAAGCTGATATGATCATGATGATGAAAAATGGTAAAATCATTGAAAAAGGAAATCACCATAGTTTAATGGAACAAAAAGGGTATTACTATGAACTTCATAGCTAA
- a CDS encoding VOC family protein, whose translation MWKKIECLAVYTKDMEKSVNFYQSLGLTKAWEAYQDIEKQWSLIGMRFPDGKSELVLKNNPELNFAEIEIVVEDVKATYETLKSDTEVEWIRTPFANSLGGHVAVMKAPDDNVFVLVGK comes from the coding sequence ATGTGGAAGAAAATAGAGTGTCTTGCGGTTTATACAAAGGATATGGAGAAATCAGTAAACTTTTATCAATCATTAGGTTTAACCAAGGCGTGGGAAGCCTACCAAGACATTGAAAAACAATGGAGTCTTATAGGAATGAGATTTCCTGATGGTAAATCCGAATTAGTATTGAAAAATAATCCAGAATTAAACTTTGCAGAAATAGAAATTGTCGTTGAAGATGTCAAGGCGACTTATGAAACATTAAAATCTGATACTGAAGTTGAGTGGATTCGAACACCATTTGCTAATTCCTTGGGTGGGCACGTCGCAGTAATGAAGGCCCCAGATGACAATGTATTTGTTCTGGTTGGGAAATGA
- a CDS encoding alpha/beta hydrolase, whose translation MGRKGKMIEKQIDSDYLDESMSIQIYQPESFSDLYKYDICIMQDGNDYFQMGRVATLSDRLHESKEISNTVFVGIHYKDKHDRRKKYHPSGEQNKAYIKFLVHEVVPLLDSIIPTYHMGRSRTLIGDSLAGTLALMTAIQYPNTFGKIAMQSPYVDETVLEAVNKIDNLSTIDIYHTIGTNETDVSMTDGNRADFLTPNRKLHAILQEKGATYLYHELDEGEHTWKYWQKDMKRLLTSLFE comes from the coding sequence GTGGGAAGAAAAGGGAAAATGATTGAAAAACAAATCGATAGCGATTATCTAGATGAATCGATGTCTATCCAAATTTATCAGCCAGAATCTTTTTCTGACCTATACAAGTATGATATTTGTATCATGCAAGACGGAAATGATTATTTCCAAATGGGCAGAGTAGCGACCTTAAGCGATCGATTACATGAATCAAAAGAAATAAGTAATACCGTATTTGTTGGTATTCATTACAAGGATAAACATGATAGAAGAAAAAAATATCACCCTTCTGGTGAACAGAATAAAGCGTATATAAAATTTCTCGTACATGAAGTGGTGCCTTTATTGGATTCAATAATTCCTACTTATCATATGGGGAGATCACGTACATTAATTGGAGACTCTCTAGCTGGCACGTTAGCACTGATGACTGCTATTCAGTACCCCAATACATTCGGAAAGATTGCTATGCAGTCTCCATATGTAGATGAAACCGTTCTGGAAGCAGTCAATAAAATTGATAATCTCTCAACCATCGATATTTATCACACCATCGGGACAAACGAAACAGATGTCTCCATGACGGATGGAAACCGTGCTGATTTCTTAACACCAAATCGCAAACTTCATGCCATTTTGCAAGAAAAAGGTGCAACCTATCTTTATCATGAATTAGATGAAGGTGAACATACATGGAAGTATTGGCAAAAGGATATGAAGCGATTATTAACAAGTTTATTTGAATAA
- a CDS encoding ABC transporter ATP-binding protein — MRNVFSFIKPYKVSSIVALLLMLIELAVELLLPLFLGFMINQGVENQDLGNIGFWGSIMIGLAILSLISGIINSFISSHVSFAYGYDIRQKLFEKIQDFSFANLNQYPTSALVTRFTNDIRQIQNTIFMALRIMAKAPLTVIGGVIMAFIVNAQLAAVFLLTVPLLVIFLLWILKITSKLFTKVQGNVDNVNRVMQENLAGMRLIKAFSRRGFEEDRFGIANTELADATKKTFRIIESTGPILLLVMNVSLIFIIWFGNAQTIAGQANVGEVVTMVNYALRVSMAISMFSFIIMAISRTKASAERIEEVLTLHNEQEQQASSNDKEVVKYGKVTYDHVSFTYPNANRPTLKDISFNVNPGESMAIIGATGSGKTSLFQLMPRLYEPTNGTIYVDDLPLDNYSFANLRDSIGYVPQSPLLFTGTIFDNIAWGKREATMDDVIQAAKDAQIHDTIMQLEGKYETRVGQKGVNLSGGQKQRISIARALIRKPKILMLDDSTSALDLATEAQFLQALESYQCTVFIITQKVSTAKKSDRILLLDYGSILDIGTHAQLLHTSELYQSIAESQFEKEAHHAK, encoded by the coding sequence TTGAGAAATGTTTTTTCATTTATAAAGCCTTATAAAGTTTCATCTATTGTAGCACTTCTACTAATGTTGATTGAATTAGCTGTAGAATTGCTGCTTCCTTTATTTTTAGGGTTCATGATTAACCAAGGGGTTGAGAACCAAGATTTAGGAAACATTGGATTCTGGGGAAGTATCATGATTGGGTTGGCTATACTTTCACTTATTTCTGGAATTATTAATTCCTTTATTTCCTCTCATGTCAGTTTTGCGTATGGTTATGATATACGTCAAAAACTGTTTGAAAAAATTCAAGATTTTTCTTTTGCCAATTTAAATCAATATCCTACATCTGCGTTAGTAACAAGGTTCACGAATGATATACGCCAAATTCAAAATACGATCTTTATGGCTTTGCGTATAATGGCGAAAGCTCCCCTTACTGTAATTGGTGGAGTTATCATGGCTTTTATTGTAAATGCACAATTAGCGGCTGTTTTCTTATTAACTGTTCCCCTGCTTGTCATCTTTTTATTATGGATTTTAAAGATTACGAGTAAGTTGTTTACAAAAGTCCAAGGTAATGTAGATAACGTAAATCGTGTCATGCAGGAGAATCTTGCTGGAATGCGATTAATTAAAGCTTTTTCCCGTAGAGGTTTTGAAGAGGATAGATTTGGTATTGCGAATACGGAGCTTGCAGATGCAACCAAGAAAACATTTCGTATTATTGAATCCACAGGTCCGATACTTCTACTTGTAATGAATGTGAGCTTAATTTTCATTATATGGTTTGGTAATGCGCAAACCATTGCGGGTCAAGCGAATGTTGGTGAAGTAGTGACGATGGTAAATTATGCACTAAGAGTATCCATGGCAATTTCTATGTTCTCCTTCATTATAATGGCGATTTCACGAACAAAAGCATCTGCAGAGCGTATCGAAGAAGTATTAACATTGCACAATGAACAAGAACAACAAGCTTCTTCAAATGATAAAGAAGTTGTTAAATACGGAAAAGTAACATATGACCATGTTTCCTTTACATATCCTAATGCAAATCGACCAACGTTAAAAGATATTTCGTTTAATGTTAATCCAGGAGAAAGTATGGCTATTATCGGAGCGACTGGTTCTGGAAAAACGTCACTGTTTCAATTAATGCCAAGGTTATATGAACCGACTAATGGAACTATTTATGTAGATGATCTACCATTAGATAATTATTCATTTGCAAATTTACGGGACAGTATTGGATATGTGCCGCAAAGCCCCTTATTATTCACAGGTACAATATTTGATAATATCGCTTGGGGAAAACGTGAAGCAACAATGGATGACGTTATTCAAGCTGCTAAAGATGCGCAAATCCATGACACTATTATGCAATTAGAAGGAAAATACGAAACGCGTGTCGGTCAAAAAGGCGTAAATCTCTCAGGTGGTCAGAAACAACGTATCTCGATCGCACGAGCTTTAATTCGAAAGCCTAAAATCTTAATGTTAGATGACAGTACAAGTGCTCTGGACTTAGCAACTGAAGCTCAATTTTTACAAGCATTGGAGAGTTATCAATGTACCGTTTTTATCATTACGCAAAAAGTATCCACTGCGAAAAAGTCTGATCGAATCTTATTACTCGATTACGGTTCTATATTAGATATTGGGACGCATGCACAGTTACTTCATACATCCGAATTATATCAATCCATTGCTGAATCACAATTTGAAAAGGAGGCTCATCATGCGAAATAG
- a CDS encoding class I SAM-dependent methyltransferase, with translation MEKNESSLTSLISAFGRAYHSKYDTPKIFDDYIAKDLITQKEFEDIRKNMIQGIQFFNHEIAIKFQDQPDEILKWITQVQLSPTPLARAAYCEKVLFHEIVLGAEQYVILGAGLDTFCFRNPELDPKLEIFEVDYPSTQDFKRNRLAKSNYQIPDNFHFVPMDFTKDIILQNLIDEGFQPNKKTFYSLLGVSYYLTKEEISNLIKELFAEIPLGSSIVFDYADDKLFEEKGLSNRVQNMVQMASASGEPMKSCFTYDEIEKLLEDAGLLIYEHLSPDVINNKFFSDRSDYLKAFETIHYIHAVKK, from the coding sequence ATGGAGAAAAATGAATCCAGTTTAACTTCCTTAATTTCAGCTTTTGGTCGAGCATACCATAGTAAATATGACACACCAAAGATTTTTGATGATTATATTGCAAAAGATTTAATTACCCAAAAGGAATTTGAAGATATTCGTAAAAACATGATTCAAGGAATTCAATTTTTTAATCATGAAATTGCTATTAAATTTCAAGATCAACCCGATGAAATATTAAAATGGATTACACAAGTTCAACTCTCACCAACTCCATTAGCACGTGCTGCCTATTGTGAAAAAGTATTATTCCATGAGATAGTACTAGGAGCTGAACAATATGTCATTCTAGGAGCTGGATTGGATACATTTTGTTTTCGGAACCCAGAATTAGACCCTAAGTTGGAAATATTTGAAGTTGATTATCCGTCTACACAAGATTTTAAAAGGAATAGGCTAGCCAAATCTAATTATCAAATTCCGGATAATTTCCACTTTGTTCCAATGGATTTCACCAAAGATATTATCCTACAAAACCTTATTGATGAGGGTTTTCAACCAAACAAAAAAACCTTCTATAGTCTCTTAGGTGTTTCCTATTACTTAACAAAAGAAGAAATTTCAAATTTAATTAAAGAATTATTTGCAGAGATTCCATTGGGAAGTTCCATCGTTTTTGATTATGCAGATGATAAACTATTTGAAGAAAAAGGATTGTCTAACCGAGTTCAGAATATGGTGCAAATGGCATCAGCTAGTGGCGAACCAATGAAATCATGTTTTACTTATGACGAAATAGAAAAATTGTTAGAAGATGCAGGATTACTTATTTACGAACATTTATCACCCGATGTTATAAATAATAAATTCTTTAGCGATCGTTCGGATTATTTAAAAGCCTTTGAAACGATTCATTACATCCATGCTGTAAAAAAATAA